The Desulfovibrio sp. genome has a window encoding:
- a CDS encoding TIGR03960 family B12-binding radical SAM protein — protein MRNILRLLPKPSHYAGAEWGAVRKNPERVSARVALAFPDLYEVGMSYLGQKILAEAVNRRDEFWAERVYAPTKEAAEVMREHDAALCTLESDTPLAEMDAVAFHLTHELCYTNVLFMLDLAGLPLHAADRDQSHPLVLAGGGCCFNAEPLAPFLDAMVLGDGEEALPRVLERVAQAKRDKLSRRELLLTLKDVPGVYVPSFFEVESKAPGRLIPLVPGYDRVEKAIVADLDDAPFPLLPAVSCGQAIHDRLSLEIARGCTRGCRFCQAGMIYRPVRERSLTKLTELADAGLSASGYEELSFLSLSSGDFSALESLFEQSAARCLSDQVAISLPSLRAGTLTPRMLSLMSRLRRTGATVAPEAGSARLRAVINKGITEEDILDHATRLFASGWQSIKLYFMMGLPTETDEDLEAIADLAVKVLRCAPQGAKRLQVTVSVSTFVPKPHTPFQWDAQIGREETERRLGIIRSKLAAYKKITVRWHEPGMSWLEGVFSRGDRALAPVVERAYRLGALFASWVDMLDLAPWMQAFEECGVDPHPYLEERDTAAALPWDHLSCGVSKAYLLLERERALKEKNTPDCRFGACMQCGACSELCKAPELHTPGIRPRVNLSVPEWKAAMAEPEGPDSGLENGKASASSGGTPLNAPPKSREELTHKAGHYRVWFSKTGPAAYLSQLELNNVLERALRRSGLKPSFSAGYHPMPLITFGWALPVGVESREEWFALFLRKFASTGDIASRLDAALPDGLGVLKVDELGMGKKVSQPVAEEFLLSYLLPADETARRMAQWRELMAKDHFPWFSVTKRGARTVDIRPLLVSISERSPSELALTFSWSDNRYTSPLKLVGAVNDGMSLKDFTLTKLRQIFA, from the coding sequence ATGCGCAACATCCTGCGTCTTCTGCCAAAGCCCAGCCATTACGCCGGGGCCGAGTGGGGCGCGGTCCGCAAGAACCCGGAGAGGGTCTCGGCCCGCGTGGCTCTCGCTTTTCCCGATCTCTACGAAGTGGGAATGAGCTACCTTGGGCAGAAGATTCTGGCCGAGGCCGTGAACCGCCGGGACGAATTCTGGGCCGAGCGGGTCTACGCCCCTACCAAGGAAGCCGCCGAGGTGATGCGCGAGCACGACGCCGCGCTGTGCACCCTGGAGTCCGACACGCCGCTTGCAGAGATGGACGCCGTGGCTTTTCATCTTACCCACGAGCTCTGCTACACCAACGTTCTCTTCATGCTCGACCTGGCCGGCCTGCCGCTTCATGCGGCGGACAGGGACCAGTCCCACCCGTTGGTGCTGGCCGGTGGGGGCTGCTGCTTCAACGCTGAACCTCTGGCCCCGTTTCTGGACGCCATGGTCCTGGGCGACGGCGAGGAGGCCCTGCCCCGCGTGCTTGAAAGAGTGGCCCAGGCCAAGCGCGACAAGCTTTCGCGCCGGGAGCTGCTGCTTACGCTCAAAGACGTTCCCGGCGTCTATGTCCCCTCGTTCTTTGAAGTGGAGAGTAAGGCTCCTGGTCGGCTCATTCCGCTGGTCCCGGGGTACGACCGGGTGGAAAAGGCCATAGTGGCAGACCTTGACGACGCCCCGTTCCCGCTTCTGCCCGCTGTGAGCTGCGGCCAGGCCATCCACGACCGGCTGAGCCTTGAGATCGCTCGCGGCTGCACGCGCGGCTGCAGGTTCTGCCAGGCAGGCATGATCTACCGCCCGGTGCGTGAGAGGAGCCTTACCAAGCTTACCGAACTGGCCGACGCCGGGCTTTCGGCCTCGGGCTACGAGGAATTGTCGTTCCTCTCGCTTTCTTCCGGAGATTTTTCCGCCCTGGAGAGCCTTTTCGAGCAGTCCGCGGCCCGCTGCCTGTCCGACCAGGTGGCCATCAGCCTGCCGTCGCTTCGCGCCGGAACGCTCACCCCGCGCATGCTTTCGCTCATGTCCAGACTGCGCCGAACCGGGGCCACGGTGGCTCCGGAGGCAGGAAGCGCCAGGCTTCGCGCCGTCATCAACAAGGGCATCACCGAAGAGGACATACTGGACCACGCCACCCGGCTTTTCGCCTCGGGCTGGCAGTCCATCAAGCTCTATTTCATGATGGGCCTGCCCACGGAGACGGATGAAGACCTGGAGGCCATTGCCGACCTGGCAGTCAAGGTGCTCCGGTGCGCTCCCCAGGGGGCCAAGCGGCTCCAGGTGACGGTTTCCGTGTCCACCTTCGTGCCCAAGCCCCATACGCCGTTCCAGTGGGACGCCCAGATAGGCCGGGAAGAGACCGAGCGCCGCCTTGGCATCATCCGGTCCAAACTGGCGGCGTACAAGAAAATCACCGTGCGTTGGCACGAGCCGGGCATGAGCTGGCTTGAAGGCGTGTTTTCCCGGGGCGACAGGGCTCTTGCGCCCGTGGTCGAACGGGCCTACCGCCTGGGCGCCCTGTTCGCCAGTTGGGTGGACATGCTCGATCTTGCTCCCTGGATGCAGGCCTTCGAGGAGTGCGGGGTTGATCCGCACCCGTATCTCGAAGAACGCGACACGGCGGCGGCCTTGCCCTGGGACCATTTGAGCTGCGGCGTTTCCAAGGCGTATCTGCTCTTGGAGCGCGAACGCGCACTGAAAGAAAAAAACACCCCGGACTGCCGCTTCGGCGCGTGCATGCAGTGTGGAGCGTGTTCGGAGCTGTGCAAGGCGCCTGAGCTCCATACCCCCGGAATCCGGCCCAGGGTGAACCTCTCCGTGCCCGAGTGGAAGGCGGCCATGGCCGAGCCGGAAGGCCCGGACTCTGGCCTGGAAAATGGAAAGGCTTCGGCTTCTTCCGGTGGAACCCCACTCAACGCACCGCCCAAATCCCGCGAGGAACTGACCCATAAGGCCGGCCATTACCGGGTGTGGTTTTCGAAAACCGGTCCCGCCGCCTACTTAAGCCAGCTGGAGCTGAACAATGTGCTGGAACGGGCCCTGCGCCGCTCCGGGCTCAAGCCGTCCTTTTCCGCCGGATACCATCCCATGCCCTTGATCACCTTCGGCTGGGCCTTGCCCGTGGGAGTGGAGAGCCGCGAAGAGTGGTTCGCGCTCTTTTTGCGCAAGTTCGCTAGTACTGGAGATATTGCGTCCAGGCTGGACGCGGCGCTGCCGGACGGGCTTGGCGTGCTCAAGGTGGACGAGTTGGGAATGGGCAAGAAGGTGTCCCAGCCGGTAGCCGAGGAATTTCTCTTAAGCTATCTGCTTCCTGCGGACGAAACGGCGCGGCGCATGGCCCAGTGGCGGGAACTCATGGCCAAGGACCATTTCCCCTGGTTCTCGGTGACCAAAAGGGGAGCCAGGACAGTGGACATCAGGCCGCTTCTGGTCTCCATTTCCGAGCGTTCCCCGTCGGAGCTGGCCCTGACTTTCTCCTGGAGCGACAACCGCTACACGAGCCCCCTGAAACTGGTAGGGGCGGTGAACGACGGGATGTCCCTGAAAGACTTCACATTGACCAAGCTCAGGCAGATCTTCGCCTGA
- a CDS encoding ABC transporter substrate-binding protein, giving the protein MRKATLLALAVLLLPALLALFPGRAKAAPDKFVILTEELPPFNFKTQDGVRGISTDILLRMVAFAGLKGHMGDIQIQPWARAYDTVRNKPGTLLYSVARTKEREDLFKWVGPIISVRSSLIARKDRRISLQTLDDAQKYSLGVIRKYPTTQFLLAAGYPAEKIETAPDAKANLMKLQTGRIDLFAYNDMAFEWMITELGLDKDDFEAVYPLYDVQFYYAINKDTPDELVSKLQESLDTLKKTGEVQRIIDEYLK; this is encoded by the coding sequence ATGAGAAAGGCCACGCTGCTTGCCCTTGCCGTTCTTCTCCTGCCTGCGCTCCTGGCCCTTTTCCCCGGGCGGGCCAAGGCCGCACCCGACAAGTTCGTCATCCTGACCGAGGAACTCCCGCCGTTCAACTTCAAGACCCAGGACGGGGTCCGAGGAATATCCACCGATATACTCCTGCGCATGGTAGCCTTTGCCGGCCTCAAGGGCCACATGGGGGACATCCAGATACAGCCCTGGGCCAGGGCGTACGATACCGTTCGCAACAAACCGGGCACGCTGCTCTATTCCGTTGCCCGCACGAAGGAGAGGGAGGACCTGTTCAAATGGGTCGGCCCGATAATTTCGGTCCGCAGCTCCCTTATCGCCCGAAAGGACCGAAGAATAAGCCTGCAGACCCTTGATGATGCCCAGAAGTATTCACTCGGGGTAATCCGCAAATATCCAACTACGCAATTCCTGCTCGCAGCCGGCTACCCCGCCGAAAAGATCGAGACCGCCCCGGATGCCAAGGCGAACCTTATGAAACTGCAAACCGGACGAATCGATCTTTTCGCCTACAACGACATGGCATTCGAGTGGATGATAACGGAATTGGGCCTGGATAAAGATGATTTCGAAGCGGTGTACCCCCTGTATGATGTGCAGTTCTATTATGCCATCAACAAGGACACGCCGGACGAACTGGTCTCGAAGCTTCAGGAGTCACTTGATACACTGAAAAAGACTGGCGAAGTTCAGCGGATAATAGACGAGTATCTGAAGTAG
- a CDS encoding ABC transporter substrate-binding protein, producing MATSVKLMPLTEELPPFNFMTQDGARGISTDILRLMIEHSGLEDQTEEIQVQPWARAYNTVRNKPCTMLFSVTRTPERDPLFKWVGPIISNRNSLIARKDKHIRLHSVEDAQKHTLGAIRDYAPTQLLLSGGYPADKIETTPDAKSNLIKLEKGRIDLFVYNEVAFQWMVAKHGLNKNDFETVFVLHEGQLYYAFNKDTPDSIIAKLQSALDSLKKSGDVQRVIDAYLK from the coding sequence ATGGCCACTTCCGTAAAGCTCATGCCCCTGACCGAGGAGCTCCCGCCGTTCAACTTCATGACCCAGGACGGCGCCCGGGGTATATCCACCGACATTCTCCGGCTCATGATCGAGCATTCCGGCCTTGAGGACCAGACCGAAGAGATACAGGTGCAACCCTGGGCCAGGGCGTACAACACAGTTCGCAACAAACCCTGCACCATGCTTTTTTCCGTAACCCGCACCCCGGAAAGAGATCCGCTCTTTAAATGGGTCGGCCCCATCATTTCCAACCGCAACTCGCTCATTGCCCGCAAGGACAAACACATCCGCCTCCATTCCGTGGAAGACGCACAGAAACACACACTGGGCGCCATTCGCGATTACGCGCCAACCCAGCTTCTCCTCTCAGGAGGCTACCCCGCGGACAAGATCGAAACCACTCCGGATGCGAAATCAAATCTTATCAAACTGGAGAAAGGGCGGATCGACCTCTTCGTCTACAATGAGGTCGCGTTCCAATGGATGGTGGCAAAGCATGGATTGAACAAGAACGACTTCGAAACGGTCTTCGTTCTCCATGAGGGACAACTCTACTACGCTTTCAACAAAGACACCCCTGACAGCATCATAGCAAAACTGCAAAGCGCCCTGGACTCGTTGAAGAAATCCGGAGATGTACAACGCGTTATCGACGCTTATCTCAAGTAG
- a CDS encoding PAS domain S-box protein: MLPLKAVETYALTVSSEEYADASVPHGKFLQEIGNLRDSIVIMVEKLRHRYEELKQSQIGLAEAEARYRNLYENALAGIFRCTPDGRFLSANSAMASILGVEPPLTVIDSATDFFGKVLIDDPERKEFIYLLDIYGEVSKFLVHFRRSDGDVRIGTLHARTVTDDKGVPLHIDGMLEDITERTRAEALLLDAHEFIQNILDSMPSMVIGIDDAMRITHFNRTTETSTGVGHGHLLGMTLTEVLPRLSSQAEAIRSALQEGVPVSLPNQPYILDEQIRQENILIFPIVREGVRGAVIRLDDVTDQARMEELILQTEKMMSLGGLAAGMAHEINNPLAGILQSVQNITRRVSPGFKANVQAAEESGCPLDSIRSYMEKREIFDFLSGIKDAGERAAKIVNNMLSFTRSASLQSTPTRLDELLDKSVELASTDYDIKKKYDFKRIRIEKDYPSEVLTVPCVPMEIEQVVINLLRNAAQAMASHPNPPSDPRIVLRLRPEGKMAVIEVDDNGPGIAEKDRRKVFEPFYTTKKPGEGTGLGLSVSYFIITRNHGGTIRVESEPGKGAKFIITLPMLSGTKPDGADTSQPA; the protein is encoded by the coding sequence ATGCTCCCATTGAAAGCGGTGGAAACATATGCGCTTACCGTGAGTTCCGAAGAATACGCCGATGCCAGCGTGCCGCATGGAAAATTTCTCCAGGAAATCGGGAATCTGCGCGATTCCATCGTCATCATGGTGGAAAAGCTCCGGCATAGGTATGAGGAACTGAAGCAATCCCAAATCGGACTGGCCGAAGCCGAAGCAAGATACCGCAATCTCTACGAAAATGCCCTGGCAGGCATATTCAGATGCACTCCTGACGGACGTTTTTTGTCAGCGAACTCCGCCATGGCCAGCATTCTTGGCGTGGAGCCGCCCCTTACTGTAATCGACAGCGCCACTGATTTTTTCGGCAAGGTCCTCATCGACGATCCCGAGAGAAAAGAGTTCATCTATCTCCTGGATATTTACGGCGAAGTCTCCAAATTCCTGGTGCACTTCAGGCGTTCGGACGGAGACGTCAGGATCGGAACCCTCCACGCCAGGACCGTCACCGACGATAAGGGCGTCCCCCTGCACATAGACGGCATGCTCGAGGACATAACTGAACGCACCCGTGCCGAGGCGTTACTGCTCGATGCGCACGAGTTCATCCAGAACATCCTGGACTCCATGCCCTCCATGGTCATCGGCATCGACGACGCCATGCGCATCACCCATTTCAACAGGACCACGGAGACCTCCACCGGCGTGGGACATGGCCACCTGCTCGGCATGACGCTGACCGAAGTGCTCCCCCGGCTGTCTTCCCAGGCCGAGGCCATACGATCGGCCCTTCAAGAGGGCGTTCCGGTATCCTTGCCGAACCAGCCCTACATCCTGGACGAACAGATCCGCCAGGAGAACATACTGATATTTCCCATTGTCCGGGAGGGCGTGCGCGGCGCGGTCATCCGCCTTGACGACGTGACGGACCAGGCACGCATGGAAGAACTGATCCTGCAGACCGAGAAGATGATGTCGCTCGGTGGCCTGGCAGCGGGCATGGCCCACGAGATCAACAATCCTCTGGCGGGCATCCTTCAAAGCGTCCAGAACATCACCCGCAGGGTTTCTCCCGGCTTCAAGGCCAATGTACAGGCCGCGGAGGAGTCAGGCTGCCCCTTGGACTCGATACGCAGCTACATGGAAAAGCGAGAAATTTTCGATTTCCTGTCCGGCATCAAAGACGCCGGAGAGCGGGCCGCCAAGATCGTCAACAACATGCTGAGCTTCACGCGCAGCGCATCGCTCCAGTCCACCCCCACCCGGCTCGACGAACTCCTGGATAAAAGTGTCGAGCTGGCCTCAACCGACTACGACATCAAGAAGAAATACGATTTCAAGCGGATACGCATAGAGAAGGATTACCCTTCAGAGGTCCTCACGGTCCCCTGCGTTCCCATGGAGATCGAACAGGTGGTCATCAACCTCCTGCGTAACGCCGCCCAAGCCATGGCCTCGCACCCGAATCCGCCCTCGGACCCGCGCATAGTCTTAAGGCTTCGCCCAGAGGGGAAAATGGCGGTCATCGAGGTTGACGACAATGGGCCCGGCATTGCGGAAAAAGACAGGCGAAAAGTTTTCGAGCCCTTCTACACCACCAAGAAGCCGGGCGAAGGCACCGGGCTTGGACTTTCCGTTTCCTATTTCATCATCACCCGAAACCACGGCGGGACCATCCGGGTCGAGTCCGAACCAGGAAAGGGCGCCAAGTTCATCATTACGCTGCCCATGCTTTCCGGAACGAAACCAGACGGTGCCGACACCTCGCAACCGGCCTGA